One genomic region from Jilunia laotingensis encodes:
- the groL gene encoding chaperonin GroEL (60 kDa chaperone family; promotes refolding of misfolded polypeptides especially under stressful conditions; forms two stacked rings of heptamers to form a barrel-shaped 14mer; ends can be capped by GroES; misfolded proteins enter the barrel where they are refolded when GroES binds) encodes MAKEILFNIDARDQLKKGVDALANAVKVTLGPKGRNVIIEKKFGAPHITKDGVTVAKEVELTDPFQNTGAQLVKEVASKTGDDAGDGTTTATVLAQSIVSEGLKNVTAGASPMDIKRGIDKAVAKVVESIKNQAEKVGDNYDKIEQVATVSANNDPVIGKLIADAMRKVSKDGVITIEEAKGTDTTIGVVEGMQFDRGYLSAYFVTNTEKMECEMEKPYILIYDKKISNLKDFLPILEPAVQSGRPLLVIAEDVDSEALTTLVVNRLRSQLKICAVKAPGFGDRRKEMLEDIAILTGGVVISEEKGLKLEQATIEMLGTADKVTVSKDNTTIVNGAGSKENIKERCNQIKSQIAATKSDYDREKLQERLAKLSGGVAVLYVGAASEVEMKEKKDRVDDALRATRAAIEEGIIPGGGVAYIRAIDSLENVQGDNADELTGVEIIKRAIEEPLRQIVANAGKEGAVVVQKVREGKGDYGYNARMDVYENLYAAGVVDPAKVARVALENAASIAGMFLTTECVIVEKKEDKPEMPMGAPGMGGMGGMM; translated from the coding sequence ATGGCAAAAGAAATATTATTCAATATCGATGCGCGTGACCAATTGAAAAAAGGTGTCGATGCTTTGGCAAATGCAGTAAAAGTAACACTGGGTCCGAAAGGCCGTAACGTAATCATTGAAAAGAAATTCGGCGCTCCTCATATCACGAAAGATGGTGTTACGGTAGCGAAAGAGGTCGAATTGACAGATCCTTTCCAAAATACAGGCGCTCAACTGGTGAAAGAAGTTGCTTCCAAGACAGGTGATGATGCCGGTGACGGTACAACTACTGCAACTGTTCTTGCACAGTCTATCGTATCAGAAGGATTGAAGAACGTTACTGCCGGTGCAAGTCCTATGGATATTAAACGCGGTATTGATAAAGCTGTAGCTAAAGTTGTTGAATCTATCAAAAACCAGGCTGAAAAGGTTGGTGATAACTATGATAAGATTGAACAGGTTGCTACTGTTTCTGCCAACAATGATCCTGTAATCGGTAAATTGATTGCCGATGCAATGCGTAAAGTTTCCAAAGACGGTGTCATCACTATAGAAGAAGCTAAAGGTACTGACACTACTATAGGTGTGGTAGAAGGTATGCAGTTCGATCGTGGCTATTTATCAGCTTACTTTGTAACTAATACGGAAAAGATGGAGTGTGAGATGGAGAAACCTTACATTCTGATTTATGATAAGAAAATTTCTAACTTGAAAGATTTCTTACCTATTCTTGAACCTGCTGTTCAGTCCGGTCGTCCTTTGTTGGTTATTGCTGAAGATGTTGATAGCGAGGCTTTGACCACATTGGTTGTAAACCGTCTCCGTTCTCAATTGAAGATTTGTGCTGTAAAAGCTCCGGGATTTGGCGATCGTAGAAAAGAGATGTTGGAAGATATCGCTATTCTGACAGGTGGAGTGGTAATCAGTGAAGAAAAAGGTCTGAAATTGGAACAAGCTACGATAGAAATGCTGGGTACAGCTGATAAAGTGACTGTTTCTAAAGATAATACGACTATTGTAAACGGTGCCGGTTCAAAAGAGAACATCAAAGAACGTTGCAATCAAATCAAATCTCAGATTGCTGCAACAAAATCGGATTATGATCGTGAAAAGTTGCAGGAACGTTTGGCTAAGTTGTCAGGTGGCGTAGCTGTACTTTATGTAGGTGCTGCTTCCGAAGTCGAAATGAAAGAAAAGAAAGACCGTGTAGACGATGCATTGCGTGCAACTCGTGCTGCCATTGAAGAGGGTATTATCCCGGGTGGAGGTGTAGCTTACATTCGTGCTATCGATTCATTGGAAAATGTACAAGGTGATAACGCAGATGAATTGACAGGTGTTGAAATCATCAAACGGGCTATCGAAGAACCGCTTCGCCAGATTGTAGCAAATGCCGGTAAAGAAGGTGCTGTTGTGGTTCAGAAGGTTCGTGAAGGCAAAGGTGATTATGGTTACAATGCACGTATGGATGTTTATGAGAATCTGTATGCTGCCGGTGTAGTCGATCCTGCTA
- a CDS encoding co-chaperone GroES encodes MNIKPLADRVLILPAPAEEKTIGGIIIPDTAKEKPLKGEIVAVGHGTKDEEMVLKVGDTVLYGKYAGTELEVEGTKYLIMRQSDVLAVVG; translated from the coding sequence ATGAACATTAAACCATTAGCAGACAGAGTGCTGATACTCCCTGCACCTGCAGAAGAAAAAACAATTGGTGGTATCATTATTCCGGATACAGCAAAAGAAAAACCTTTGAAAGGTGAAATAGTGGCAGTAGGTCACGGTACAAAAGATGAAGAAATGGTATTGAAGGTTGGTGATACTGTTCTTTATGGCAAATATGCCGGAACAGAGCTTGAGGTGGAAGGTACTAAGTACCTTATCATGCGTCAAAGTGATGTTCTCGCTGTTGTGGGTTAA